The Henckelia pumila isolate YLH828 chromosome 2, ASM3356847v2, whole genome shotgun sequence genome includes a window with the following:
- the LOC140884337 gene encoding uncharacterized protein, translated as MISNRVLLFQLSLLFLPCFFKFVSPFSHKTPRLTPFNKQAFMISRNPDKVSSAPTISKDFKTHFYTQTLDHFNYGSESYETFEQKYVVNSRYWGGADSGYPIFAYLGAEAPLDDDLGFIGFLTDNAPYFHPLLVYIEHRYYGDSRPFGSLKEVIRNETRRGYFNSAQALADYAQVLLHVKKQFSAHVSPIIVVGGSYGGMLASWFRLKYPHIALGALASSAPILYFDNITPQNGYYSIVTEDFKEASKTCYQAIRKSWSEIDEVASKPNGLSILSRRFNTCSKLKSSGELKDYLETIYTAAAQYNRPPNYPVTTVCGGIDGAPKGTDTLGRIYAGIVSYTGEMQCFDMNEFNVPDDTSAGWQWQTCSEMVMPIGRGEKDTMFQAAPFDLHQFIKECTNYYGVPPRPHWITTYYGGHDIKLSLNRFGSNIMFSNGLRDPYSSAGVLEDLSESVLAITTSNGSHCLDIYPSTDTDPDWLIMQRNIEVDIIQGWIQNYHKDRLSRF; from the exons ATGATATCAAATAGAGTGCTTCTGTTCCAATTATCCCTTCTTTTTCTTCCATGTTTCTTCAAATTTGTCTCACCATTTTCCCACAAAACCCCAAGGCTCACCCCATTTAACAAACAAGCATTCATGATATCAAGAAACCCTGATAAAGTTTCATCTGCACCAACAATTTCTAAGGATTTCAAGACGCATTTTTATACTCAAACCCTCGATCATTTCAACTACGGATCCGAAAGTTACGAGACTTTCGAACAAAAATATGTGGTGAACTCCAGGTATTGGGGTGGTGCGGATTCAGGCTATCCTATCTTTGCATATCTTGGCGCCGAAGCCCCCCTTGATGATGATTTAGGGTTCATCGGTTTTCTCACAGATAACGCGCCCTATTTCCACCCTCTTCTAGTTTATATAGAG CATCGATATTATGGAGATTCAAGGCCGTTCGGATCGTTAAAAGAAGTCATACGAAACGAGACAAGACGGGGATATTTCAACTCGGCTCAAGCTTTAGCTGATTATGCACAAGTTCTGTTACACGTCAAGAAACAATTTTCTGCACATGTTTCTCCCATTATTGTTGTCGGAGGATCATATGGAGGAA TGTTGGCGTCGTGGTTTCGGCTCAAGTATCCACACATTGCCTTGGGAGCTCTAGCTTCGTCGGCCCCTATTCTTTATTTCGATAATATTACTCCCCAAAATGGATATTATTCCATTGTCACCGAGGATTTCAAG GAAGCCAGCAAAACATGTTACCAAGCTATTCGAAAATCATGGTCGGAAATCGATGAGGTCGCCTCAAAACCCAACGGCCTCTCTATTCTCAGTCGAAGATTCAACACTTGCTC GAAACTGAAATCTTCTGGCGAGTTAAAGGATTATTTGGAGACAATATACACAGCAGCCGCTCAGTATAATCGTCCGCCAAATTATCCGGTGACGACGGTGTGTGGCGGGATTGATGGAGCTCCCAAAGGTACTGATACTCTTGGCAGGATTTATGCCGGGATTGTGTCTTATACAGGCGAAATGCAATGCTTCGATATGAATGAATTCAATGTTCCTGATGATACTAGTGCGGGATGGCAGTGGCAA ACATGTAGTGAAATGGTGATGCCAATCGGAAGGGGAGAAAAGGATACAATGTTTCAAGCAGCACCATTCGATTTACACCAATTTATCAAAGAATGCACCAATTATTATGGCGTACCACCCCGACCTCATTGGATTACCACTTATTATGGAGGCCAT GACATAAAACTGAGTCTCAATCGTTTCGGAAGCAACATAATGTTCTCTAATGGTCTAAGAGATCCATACAGTAGTGCAGG GGTGCTAGAAGACTTGTCGGAAAGTGTTCTTGCCATTACTACATCTAATG GGTCCCATTGTTTGGACATTTACCCGTCTACAGATACTGATCCAGATTGGCTGATCATGCAAAGAAACATAGAGGTTGACATTATTCAAGGATG